The region CACTCCCTCTCGTCTTGTTGCCTCGGGCAAGGGTTTTTCGAGTATCCGGCCCGGCAATTCACCAGTTACAATACGTATGTCGCTACCATTAATCGAATACGCTACCGCGCTTTTGAACCGTGCTGTTCTTTTTTCTTTCGCAATGCCATACAGGCGTCCGAGAGCGTAGCCAAATACTTCATCATCAGACATTTTATACCCTAGCCAGCGCCGTGTGTGGATACCTGGTTCACCGCCAAGTGCGTCAATTTCAATTCCGGTATCATCACCAATAATAATGAGGTTTTTTGCTGCTGGCTGATCAAGATATGCTTCGACTTTTAAGCGCGCGTTGGTTTCATAGTCATTACCCGTCTCTTCTACGTCTACGGGTGTGAGGCCCGCTTCTGACGGGCTAAGGATTTCCA is a window of Candidatus Saccharimonadales bacterium DNA encoding:
- a CDS encoding non-canonical purine NTP pyrophosphatase, producing the protein MKIVFATENPGKINEVRNFASNFGMEILSPSEAGLTPVDVEETGNDYETNARLKVEAYLDQPAAKNLIIIGDDTGIEIDALGGEPGIHTRRWLGYKMSDDEVFGYALGRLYGIAKEKRTARFKSAVAYSINGSDIRIVTGELPGRILEKPLPEATRREGVPFRRLFIADGQPEMPLWKFEEFSPDERVLPHRETAFKKLFEILKKEV